GGGCACGTATTTAGATGTGTGTGTAAAAATATTGACATTTactgtaatataatatatatacatatgtatgtaattgttcttttttatttggtattatAAATACTCACTCGTCTGCAAGAAGAAAAGAGAAAACTTGAAGttcaacgaaaatgtttatGCTGGACGATTAGGTGAATGTGGTGAATGAAAGTGATCTTACTGCCACTTGATTGAAAGCGAGACCATTCTCATATAACATACCGTTATGCTAATTGCATAGCGACCTGGCTTTGCGGTTAAGCTGCGGTGATATGTTTTGTGACGGGGAACACAGTAGttctttaaacatttaaaaatgcatgtgtgtgtgtgtgtgtatttgtgcacATGGTTCTTCGCTACCAGTTGATCATTGTATGTTAACATGACCCTGCAGAGAAATTCTGAAAGTGTTTTGAAGGAGAGAATGTAATTATTAAAAGATGGTTATAATTGAGTTTGAACGACTTttgattcaatatttttatgtcggttatagcattgacagacggcagcgttaaaccagattaattgcatttttcgggattaattcaggagttaccacagctaactccgttgctgaatccaaaaataactctcaaaattttagggagtttgtgtgattttcgttggcaacattgttaaaaatggccaattttcatctattgtgaatgaaatacaagcaaccctgacagctgtttatcaaattctcaatataatatcaataaaacttttatgttgtgatgcagttttaaaataatgtgttgatatgcttttgtaataaaaatggtttggtaaaaattggtcggctaacaatcgtaatgtttatcttctatcgaattttcattgaaaatattataaaaaggacaatgagctgtttatgagagtttcaaactcgcatagctgccgtctgtcacctacaaatttcgatctgattaagtgcgcagttaatccggattaacgctgccgtctgtcaaggctattaggaTATGAAATGAATGAGAGGAAAGGAACGAAAgttttttgaacatattttcaGTGATTTCTGTTATAATGCTTTATTTTAGGTCGTTAATTAGTTGAGGTTCTACTCGAAAGTGAGAGCGTTTGATTTTTGCTGGACTTAAAGTACATACAACCTTAGCCAACATATACTTTCCACTAGATCGTTAGCATATCGTGGCTTTTTCGTCAACTCTCTTTATGGAGACATATAAGATTACTTCCATTACTACGAACACAAAGGCGATCACCAGCTTTGTTTGTTCATCGGCGCTGTAAATACTTAGAGCACCACAAAGAACTTCTCGACAAAATTTGCGTTCCTTTATTTTAAGAAAGTTGTGCAGGacatcaaatatatttttgtgaggGGAAGACTTTTGAATTTTGAGTTTCAATTTAAGGGgatattctagtctagaaagaaaaaaaaacaaaaaaatagtttttaatataatattttcaaagtttaatttCTCAAGAATAGCATGTCTACAAGAGGAGtcttcaaaattgaaattatttttgcagATATGGGTATTTTGCTAAACTGGTATTAAAACTAGTCCAGCCTAAGCAGATAGccttaacaaatttttcttgaaaCCATTTTTTCCAGGTTCTACTCGTACCTCTTctaagaggttacatgggtttcctcggataaaaaacagcttttttcaaCAGTTTCTTATTTAGCATATAAAAACTGAagtattttattcgaattttttattgttacaaacactACTAACAAAGGtaaactgaaatttttggaaaaaaatattttgaactcggCTATTGTGATGCCAATTCCGGTggcccctcggaaaaaagacgCGCCCGCGTTGGCAAGCTAACAGGATCAGCTAAAGTGacaaaaatacgtgttttagtaaaaaccttaacttagaacttggaggaggggaataaaacttaaatttggatttctggcagacatttttacaaaaaaaaaataaatttttagtgaaaatttcgcgacattttttttcaaatagctgTAATAGAAAAAAGTCTTTCCTCcaaatctttaagaattgtatatcaaagacctgtgtaaaatttcgtgaagatcggttcagtagttctcgagaaatcttgccaaccgacttcaaaaacacagtttcgagaaaaacgcgtttaaaaacggCGCTCTCGAGCGACCAagctctcaaggctgtatctccgaaactattactcggatcaacttgaaaatttaggacaatattctagaggtgttttaatatttaatagttttttgaaacccgtaagcccATGTTACCCCTTAAAATATGATAAATCGAGAGGCGAGTATTTCAATTGAAGAAGTAATTGTTTCACAACGTCATCTAGTCGTTCAAGTTTAGTTGCATAAAAATTCCCAACAGGGTTCTTCTATTTGTggtgcatataaaaatatacatacttacatgtataacaaaaacacatttgcaAGCAGCGTTTTATTTTATGGCTTGCCGTTGACGGCCAGCAGAGAATTTGACCATAAATTTCACCGCTCCTCCCTTCAGCCTCTTTCTCTGAAGCTCTTCAATACCTTTCTCTGCACTACGGCGTATAGCACATTCACGtgcttgtatacatacatacatacagatattcTTTATCATATGTGCATTACGATTGTGCTTTTGCTTTCCCTTCGCATTCGTTGAAAGGGAAGATCGACGCAGCAACAAGAATATACTACTTGtggaacaataaaaaaaaacgaaataaaaaccACTGACACAGTTTCTATGCTTGAATTTATTAACTCAAAGTTCTCGCTTGTTTTTTGTGTTCATGCATGCCTaactgtgtatgtacatacatatgtatttgtgtgcgtgtgtgcaccTATTTGAGACCCTCAGAAAATTTGGGCGTGTGAATAAATTAGAACCAGAATTAGCACCCAAAGAGCATAGTAAAAGTTAAGAagcgtaaaaaaaaattgtaaaaaagaaaGTAGAATTTGGCTTAGCGGCATTATAATCGctagtgtgtgtatgtgcatatgtgaagttataaatatttttgtaattttaattttgctccagatattttttaataagcacTATGctgatatttctatttttaataagtatgtatttgtttttgttgtattttcttcTCCCTTTTAACGCATTTCGTAGTTTTCCTTATCTTAATTGCAGCTATAAACTGCTGAATTTATAAGTGAGTGTgtttctgtatatatgtatgtatgtatgtacgtaagcaTATTTGAATGTGTTAGTGTAGAATTCCTAGTTATCAGAAGGCATGCTGCAAAGTATATGATCGTGCATAAAATTgttcagtttttaatatttttaaatttttttaataaaatgaaattgtttttgtaaaatattgcgCATAAAAGATTTGAACATCATGGGGAAAAcaagaaacgttaacttcgtcAACAGCGagactataatactcttcacaggggcatttcttttagtataaaattgtataaaaagatCCGTATCTTGCTATAGGGGTCCAATATGAACAATTTATTGAGATATTGTAGGTCAATAATCCATGCCCAATTTCCTGGTTGGATTGTTGAAGCAGCGATgttcatatagtatatatgtatgtatggtaatGAGTGATTTAAGTAGAGATAATTTTTCCAATAGCCGTTTTTGGCAACTGAAACTAACATTGCGCTAAATGTTGTCTCGAACTCCTCGACCGCTGCTGCGTGATTGACGTAAATCGTTATTTAACATATCCCCAGAGAAAATAATATAGAGGTCCAATTGACATACCGTCTTCTTGGAACTATAGATTGTCCGTGTCGATTTCATCAAACTCCTTGGAAAAAGTCTGTTGATCGAGTGTGGCCTGACGTTGTTTTTCTGGAATACGATTTCTTTACTGTTGGCCAAAACTAGCCAGTTCCGGACAAATGCTTCTCTTAGATGGCCAAATTTTTGACAGACAGATCCGAATTAAGAGTTCGattgttttgttgaaaatataaatataaccaCGAGGTAAATATAAGACCTGAATTTCCATTATTTGTACCcaacaaaaagttataaaagtTCGATCCAAAGCCTTTAAATCGGCTCCATAAGATTGTGTGAGGTGATTTCCAAGACAACTAGGGTCGAACTATGCACGAAAATCGTTATATGGTTCTAAAGCAGCAATAGATAAAAAACAGAAGACAATTATCGTGcactttattcaaaaaatatatttttatgtaaggTTTGACAACTCGCACATAAACTTGCTCTATGGTATCAAAACTAGTAGGCATTCTTATTTATAATCGCATTAATTGTGCGATTACTTATTTCATTGTGGATAAGAAGAGTGTAGTCTCAAGAAACGTTTGGGATCTCTTAATAGCGAGGAATTATTTCTGTGCTTtgcatttgttttatatattgttACAAAAAGctcccggaaattgtaattaaatgttggaaaaggcttatcgtgaatcagttttatcaaaaacagaaGCCTTCGTgtagtacaaagccttcaaagacaaTCAAGAGATAGTTGAAGACATGCCTTATTCTGGAGGACCTTCGACATTTTCAActgatcaaataaatattaaaaatgtgaaagatatggtgcttgaaaatcttcAGACAAgcgttagagagatggcaagagagttcAACATCAACTCTACTCGTCCCGTTAAAGGtgaaaacagttatttttagaggtctctttggacatgcttgatcatgcgaattgtgatcccacattcatagagataatttttttttgtcccgATTTTTGATTCTTGATCAATGTTGATCCTTTGAGCTTTTTCGGTGCTTAAAAGTTTGATACTGTGTGAAACCACAATTTTTAGGCGCATAGCTTTCAGGATACAGCTTTCTATTTCGATCTTCAGAGTGCATATGAAATTTAAGAAATGTCAAACACCAAATATTCATTATAACTGCTCTATAAGTTTATGGGTGGccttttgaatacatttttaaagattACTTGGTGCTTACAAACATTTTAGTGTATAATAAATGTAGCGGAACTTTTTTAAAACTCTTCGTGCGCTATCATGCATCCTCGCATTTTTTTGGGTAAAGACAAAATGTTTCTTACTTTAACTTTTCACTCTCCAGCAACTGCGAAAGGAGCTTTCACGGAGCTTAAAAAGCTTTCATTGAGCTTAAAAAGCTTTCATGCAGCTTAAAAAGCTTTTCtggaattaaaaatatgcatacaaatatgtaaattgtcaAACTCCTCACGCGCTTAGAGATAGACCTGCACTTAAGTAGGTAAATGAAAGTAAATATGCTTGCATATAATTACAGCTATAAGCTAGCATAAGTTATCCATAACCTGCGTTGCAGCGCTtttgtctacatacatacatgtttatagTGCTTTTAACGTGCGAGTATTtgatattttccacttttttattttgtttaattaattttgcatatttccatttgaatttcatatatagtatattaccAATATATCGATTAGCAAAGGTGAATGAAACTTGTTGAATGCCAACGACTTGGCCAGCCGCTGCACCTGTTTAAGGTGTCGACGGAGGCAGTTACGCCGGCGCGATGCGGCACAACTGTGCACATtccatatatgaatataaatatatgtatacatatatgcaggtttgtatatttgtatgtgcgcTTGATAATAATCGCTAtctaactttttatatataattttcatttaaatgcatGTGTGgtcaaatgcatatgtatgaagcTAAGTAGCAAAGCTTGGACAATTATTGCATAACGAAACCCTCGATGCTTCTCAtacttgtttatatacatacttatatactatacaatacACACATACCAGCTATTTGGTGGCATGCCAGCACTTTAATATTAGTCTAGGAACTAAAAGCCACtgtctttaatttattttttgttttataagaaAGTCGTAATTTCGTCTGGCGATTACACAATTTAATTACGacaaaacaatttttgcatattttcctATTTTACATGCAGCCTTACGGTATTAGCATTGCTTGTGGAGCGAGCAACCTGTTTGCTTGAACGGGCGTCGAGAAGATTGTCTTAATAATTAAGCCGCTGGCTGACAATGTGTCATTGTTATCTGCATATCGGCGCAGTGatccatatatatttacatgtacatatatgtatatgcatattacattgtatacaaatatttaaatatatacatatagcggcaatatatttttattgatcaCTCACACCAGCGCATTTGTACAATTATTATTTGCTCACTGTAGTGAGAGTTTCATAATGCAAGCGAATGCATATTTCTGCGTCGGCAGCATGAAATTAAACgtgcattttttatgttttgtagtTGCTTTTGCAGAGCGGCAAAAGCTGTGTGTGAGCGTGTTCCCGCTCGCACAcgcgcatatgtgtgtgttgttcTCATCTGTTTGCGCCCGTTTGTTATGTCCGAGAAAAGTGAAGGTGcaatggaaaatttatttttctaactcTCGTCAGAAAAGCACGATCAACTCTGGGTCAACCTGCGGCAGTCGCGTGCGCTCTTTCATTTGTAAGCTTGTGACTGAGTGAGCTTTCGACGTGCGCTGGCGAACAATGTTTTATATGCGCTAGTAATGCTGCACAGAGAGgtcgaaaagtatgcgaacacCATAAACATAATACTACGGTAAATTTTTATTCCtctaattcatatttttgctgTCAAATATAAGGCAGCAATAATCTCTTTTTACATCATTTTCGTATGGGGACGAGGCGGTTTCAAAAGAGCGCCTTACGTTTGTAAAAGTTTCAGTAGAATCACAGAATCAAAGTGATCAAATTAACCACCTGCAGAGCATGGGAGAATAAATCCATGTTTAGAAGtccacgcaagtgaggaaagttctttgagcgCCATTCGCTTGGGCGTGCACAGAGACGattcttttatatgtatatggctcaagcaactcacgacttccggtcttagataAAGTATCCACTCGGTAGCTtaaaaacatccatttgaaagcgagctaaagtaagaagaCGTAACATCCCTCCCCAGAGTTCTGCGTTGAGTTTGAGACCCGCCAAGTAAAAAAActaccccaatgaaaataagaaaacagccttggatgagagaagctcggctataaccgcgtaagtggtgtctacggcaataaaaaagaagtagaagagTCAAGCATGTCTTCTGAGTATACACAAATTCACAAAGCAATAGCTCTAAAGCGCTTTTGGATGCTGTATACGTTGGCTCCTTCGATGGAAACCGACGAAATTTGTTTTAACTAGTTGTAAAGCGGATAACATGGAAAACTGCACGATCTCGTATTGGCAGACCGCCGATTGACGATGCGCAATATAACTGAGAAAATAGGTCTATAATCTAAAAGACGCGCGATTCATATCCATAACATATTGAGGTAAGAAAAGCAATCGGCACGTTGAATGCCTCGTTTCCTCACTTCGTCCAACATGTGCAACCATTAGACCACTTCACAGTTTTGACGTTTTTTGATACCGAGGAGTGCAGCAGACATCATTTCGTAGCTGACGGCGACATAAAGATTCATTGGTAaagatgatccatttcgaggttccctacttttttaaataaaaaacgcagaaactttaaatttaatggagaatgcttattattattagaaagaacattctttggcatttactttttgaagattatccctTTCAAATGTTCGCTACGTCTACGTCTCAGATGTTTCATCagctgagtccaattttcgttgactcgtCCGAGcaattcgactggtaactggcgaatgacatgcgtgctATTCTACTCCGAGATCCGAATCGAAGCgaaattgttcgcatagactttaaattttacatatcctcacataCAAAAGTCTAAAGATGTGAtaacacacgatcttggtggccaatcgaccggcccaaaacgtggaATAATCTACTCACGGAAGAGTTCTCACAATAAATCctttaattgatgcgatgtgtgggaagtaccgtcttgttgaaataaaatgtcgccgagatcacgagcttcaatttcagtcattaaatagtcggttatcatggcgcgataacggttgccattgactgttacgttctcaccggtataCTTTTTGATGAAAGTTGGGCCAAAGTACCATCATAGACCGATTATgtgaacgtgaattttcataacAAGGTTGAACGATTTATAACTAACTTTAGCTTGTTCAGATGTATGTAAGTCTCTCCATGACCATATGCCAagcaaaacagaacaaaaaaggTATTAAAAAGTACGTTTAGATTAGATCTAGAAAGAAGAAACAGTAGAATGGCTTACCTGCCCGAAGAAAGCGAAAACTGTCCTATCGTTGGTAAGGTAGAGCCCTCCATTTTCTGTGGTTGCTAAGGGTAAAACGGTAACTGGATTCTCTTTTGTCGATTTAATGGGTTGATTTAAGAAAAAACTGCCAAGTAGACGAAGCAAAAGCTAAGAGCTGCTGCTCTATccacatatgtaattattttggTTTTCTAACATGCAAGAGTCTCAATCTACTCTAATGAGAAGGTCTTCGCCGACATATATTTCTACTACCTCACTGAGTCAAGAGGACATTATGTTGACAAATAAATCAACTCttgtactaaaattttaatgtttctcTTAACTTTCATCTGACTATCCAACCGAGTACGAATAGTATTTTCAAACACTGTGAGTCTCGGTATGCAAACAGTCATATATTCGGCTGACACTATGTGGCTGAGTGAGTACTTACTCATTGCTCGCGAGAGCCCACTAGCGCGGAGAGTGCTGCGGCAGCGCATCCAACAAGTAGTAAAAAGTGCGCCACTCAAACGCTCAGCCAGTCATATGTTAGCCGAATCTGACAGAGCATTTGCATGAAATTAAAGATCTTGTTCGGAAATTAGTTCTATCCAGTGCGCCTGTGAAAGTGTTAGCGTAACGGCGCATTTCGTACCACAAACAAATCATTAAGAAGTGACGTCAAACACGCGCTGCGACTGCTTGAACAAACGAGTGGCGCGACGATCGTCTGAGCAGTGAGCAGTACAAAAACAAACGTGCGAGCGTTCGACAGCCGCCCACCGCGCACACAAACTACTaacatttatatgtgtgtacttTAGGAGCGCTCTCCGCCTAGGCgcaccatacacacacacacacatacgaacatATTGGTATTAATACGTGTAAAAGCACCTACCTCTTCGTACGTTTGGTGCCGAAGCGTTAAGGCAGCCAGCCGTAGTGAACGCGTAAAGAAacgaaagtttttcattttcttcgctGTTTTGGGCGGCATCGAGCATACAGACGAGAAGCATTGCTTGGCGGCGCGCTAACGTTGTCGTTTCGATTTTTCGCTTCACCATTTGTTGTGCGCGTATCGCTCTTTaccgtttgttgtttgtttttcgcGCATTGCGTTGAGCACCTTTTCGCTTTTTACCCTACACTTTTTTCGACGTTTCGCCGAGTCGGTGCGACTTGATGCGACGCGACGCAACGCGATTTCGAACGCAGCGCAACTGATCGCACGAAGTTAGCGGCGCGGCAACCGCGCGCGATCAGAGAATTTCTCTAAATAAACGCAACACGCTGCTGCAGTTCAGTAACGCGTAAAAATTTCACTGCAACGGTTTGCTCCGCCAACGGCAACGGATGATGACTGATATGAGCGACGATTAGAGGAAAGAAACAACTTGTTGAAAACAGTACACATATGCTGTAGTAgataaaatacgaaaacaaaaaagtatatttataaataactttttaaaatattcacgacaTTGCAGTGAGTAAGGGGCGAGCGCAAGATATATCAGTGTTTATTTGTATTGTGAAATGTGCTAAAGAAAAGTATAGCAGTGAGTGCGTACTACAACAGTGTGTAAGGACGCAGAAGAACACATACGAAGAATATCACACGATCGAACGCGCCAGAAATTACCGAGCGCTCTGCTGATCCTGCCAATTGTCGTTCACATTCGTGTCAATTTTCCGTTGCGTATACGTCCAGGAGTGCGCTCAACGCCACACACAACTtctaaacaacaaatataaatttgtcagaaaaaaaaaaatcgtcaaCATGTCACATCAATGCAGTTGCGGACGCGATCTCAACAACAACTACGTGTCCTACACAAGCGCCTACGCCAACGGCAGCTCCAGTTTGGATCGCGAGACGAGCAGCAGCCTCTCGGGTGGCGGCAGCAAGTCAGCCATGTCGGGCAAGACCACACAACTAACAGCGAAAGTGATGTTCGGCACAGTGGGCGCCATCAAGGATCTGCGCGAGAAGGAGAAGTCACGCCATGCGACAACGCGCGCCAGCGATCGGCGCAACTGAGCGTTAGCGCGCAGAGACTGAAGGGGTTGTTGGCTGGGTATTGGGTGAGCATGCGCAAGGATACGAAACGTGGCTAATGGCAGTACAGTGTTTTAAGTAGTTATGGCGGCGGGTTCGTTACAGACAGACGATGTAGGACTTATAATACAGTGGCAGGCGACAGCAGCGAGGCGTTGTGTACTACATACAGTGTAAAAAACATTGGTGGGGCGTGCAGGGGTTTCCGGCTGTTGTAATGTAAAGCGGTTGTGCGTAGTCAACAGGTATCTGCGCATATGTGTGTATCGTCAGGCATTACGTGGTCTGCAGCAGCGACGGCGCGAAGCTTCTGGAAAGTCCTAGCTGCAAATATTACGTCGctataacttttcaaaacaaatactTGTAAACTATTTATTTGCATGTAAGTGGGTAGTTTAAGCGTGTTAGCGCCTTGGAGGACTTTGCTCATGCCACACTAggaataaatgtacatatttgcttaacaatttaatttcatagtaacaatttatttatactaagtGCACCCtgtgaaaatttttagaacattagtttttgttgtgcaacaatttaccatatatatatgtatacatatgtatatctgctacagataaaacttaaatatttacaccaaaatattgtatattatgcgttaatctaatttaatttttaggctataattttaaactttcaaaaagCAATCTTTTTACATTTGAATTATTAGTGAAAGTAACTGCCTTTCaatccaaatttttatttatgtatatacaaattatgtaTAGCGAGTACTAAGTTGCGCatctaatatttgttttttttaattatattaaattaaaatttttatttaataaaaaaatttatttttatttaatttttttataaaaacaaaattattgaaaacaatttttagttaatttttttttataaaacaaaattatttaaattaattttttcaatttcagttctttttttagttttatttaaatttttataacagttaaaaaagtgttttatataattttttaatttttagtactttcttttaattaaatttattaattttttttttttaatatttattttattaattttttttattttttactttgaacgtacatatttattttttatttttttatttatttttattttattaatttttttatttattttactttgaaagtaaaagtgaaaatgtTCTCTGATTTTGCGCTTGAGTCTTggtatttcaatatatttaaattaattttctattacTTTCCTTTAAACATgttgaattttaattcaaaaggtACCTATTTCATGTgctatttactatattttttatttaataactatttttgtttatatatagaaaacaataaaaatgttgctTTATCCTTATACaatcataaatttgttttctttttcattattttatgtgCTCTAtgataaatagaaaaaacatatgtttttattacaaatatatatacatataca
The sequence above is drawn from the Bactrocera tryoni isolate S06 chromosome 1, CSIRO_BtryS06_freeze2, whole genome shotgun sequence genome and encodes:
- the LOC120766697 gene encoding uncharacterized protein LOC120766697 — translated: MSHQCSCGRDLNNNYVSYTSAYANGSSSLDRETSSSLSGGGSKSAMSGKTTQLTAKVMFGTVGAIKDLREKEKSRHATTRASDRRN